In Synergistales bacterium, a single window of DNA contains:
- the fliG gene encoding flagellar motor switch protein FliG, with translation MAKKELRGRDKAAILLVVLGPEISGQVYKHLDESTIELLTLEIANLRQIPQEDKTQVLKEAQELLMAKEFMSQGGVDYARSLLEQSLGSDKAQEILRRITASLQVRPFDFMRHTDAQQVLSFIQGEHPQTIALILSYLNPDQSALIMSGLPANAQWDVTRRIATMDRITPEVLREVERVLERKVSTVLGQDFTAAGGVDSVVDIINRVDRGTERNIMETLEEKDPDLAEEIKRRLFVFEDIIGLEDRSLQRVLREIDMKDLSLGLKGATEELKEKLFKNMSKRAADMLREDMEFMGPVRVRDVEEAQQKIVNAVRALEDAGEIVIARGGEEELVV, from the coding sequence ATGGCGAAAAAGGAACTGCGAGGGCGAGACAAGGCGGCGATACTGCTCGTCGTGCTGGGACCCGAGATCTCGGGCCAGGTCTACAAGCACCTCGACGAATCGACAATCGAACTGCTCACCCTGGAGATCGCGAACCTGCGGCAGATCCCGCAGGAGGACAAGACCCAGGTGCTCAAGGAAGCCCAGGAGCTCCTGATGGCCAAGGAATTCATGAGCCAGGGCGGTGTGGACTACGCCCGCAGTCTGCTGGAGCAGTCTCTGGGCTCCGACAAGGCCCAGGAGATCCTGCGACGCATCACCGCCAGCCTGCAGGTGCGGCCCTTTGACTTCATGCGTCACACCGACGCCCAGCAGGTACTGAGCTTCATCCAGGGGGAACACCCCCAGACCATCGCCCTGATCCTCTCCTATCTCAATCCGGATCAGTCGGCGCTGATCATGAGCGGGCTGCCGGCGAATGCGCAGTGGGACGTCACCCGCCGGATCGCCACCATGGACCGGATCACCCCCGAGGTGCTGAGGGAGGTGGAGCGCGTGTTGGAACGCAAGGTGAGCACCGTACTCGGCCAGGATTTCACCGCCGCCGGCGGTGTCGACTCGGTGGTGGACATCATCAACCGCGTGGACCGCGGCACCGAGCGCAACATCATGGAGACCCTGGAGGAGAAGGACCCCGATCTCGCCGAGGAGATCAAGCGTCGGCTCTTCGTCTTCGAGGACATCATCGGCCTCGAGGACCGTTCCCTGCAGCGTGTGCTCCGGGAGATCGACATGAAGGACCTCTCCCTGGGCCTCAAGGGCGCCACCGAGGAGCTGAAGGAGAAGTTATTCAAGAACATGTCCAAGCGGGCCGCCGACATGCTGCGGGAGGACATGGAGTTTATGGGCCCCGTACGGGTGCGCGATGTGGAAGAGGCCCAGCAGAAGATCGTCAACGCAGTGCGGGCGCTGGAGGATGCCGGAGAGATCGTGATCGCCCGGGGCGGGGAGGAAGAGCTGGTTGTCTGA